The Labilibaculum sp. sequence TTTTAATTCTGGTTGAGTAATATTGAATTCCAGAGGCTTCTGGTTGTGAGAAACCTCTGGAATTAAGAATTCTATACAGAGAGATTACTTCTCTGCATCATATATTGTTTGAATTTCTTCCTGCGAAAGAGCCGTATTAAAAACACGTAATTCATCAAGGTAACTTGAATCGGATAAGTGATTCCAGTAACTGAAAGTTTCACCTCCTGCACCAATCGTCATTGTAGTACATCCAGTCCAATCAATACCTTTTGAAAGATCTGAGGATAACATTTCCACACCATTGAAATAAATTGTGCTTTTAGTTAGAGAAACAGTAACCGCAATTTGAATCCATTCGCCGGCAGTTGCATCAATAACACCGCCATCATTCCAAACTTCTGCTGTTTCGGTACCAACATTTAATTTTATTCTTTGTTCGGTTGCACTTCCTTCCCGAAACAATCTAAAGCCCTGGTTGCGATTTTCGGGAATGTTATTTCCAACTACAAGAATTCCAGCGCGGTCCGGATCAGGGTTTACTTTATACCAAAATACAGTACTAAACTCTTCTCCAAACAGCCCTTCGATAGGAAAAGTAAGGTAAGAATCAGTGGCTCCTGCAAAAGCATCACTTCCAAGTGCACTTTCGCCTGCAAAACCTGTTGTACCTACTACTGTGGCGTCATTGTAGCTAATTAAATCGGTATTGTTTCCATCGAAAGGCATATAAAATGTTTCACCGTATTTTGGCTGGTATGGATTGGTAACATTAATCATATCTTGAATCTCGTCTGCAGTTAGTGCTTTATTGAATAAACGGAGTTCATCCATAGCACTTCCATCTGATTTGTGATCCCAATAGCTAAATGTTTCGCCTCCGGAACCAATTGTCAATGTTTCGCATCCAGTCCAATCAATAGCCGCAGTCAAAGGAGAAGAGCTCATTTCAACGCCGTTAAAGAATATTGTACATTGCGTTTGTGAAATGGTAAAGGCGATGTGTACCCATTCTCCGGCGGCAACGTCAATAACATCACCATTATTCCAAACTTCAGCAGTACCAATACCAACATTAAGCTTAATTCTTTGCTCGGCACCATTTCCTTCCCGGAATAATCTGAATCCCTGATTACGATTTTCAGGGGTATCATTTCCAATAACCAGAATACCTGCGCGATCCGGCGATGGATTCACCTTGTACCAGAATGCAGCAGTAAATTCAGGTGTAAGCATTGAAGCAATTGGGTAAGTTAGATAAGAATCGGTAGTTCCCGAATAAGAATCCGTTCCGATTATACTTTCCCCGGCAAAACCGGGAGATCCGATCTTAGTTGCCTGTACAATGTTAACCAATTCATAATAGTCACCATCAAATGGCATATAAAACAATTCACCTTCAAATAGTGGAGTGTATGGAGGTTCTTTTGAGAAATTTACCGAGGATGTGGTACTTTTACCTTCCAGATCAGTAGCGATCACAGTCATAATGTGATCTCCTGTATTTACATTGTCATAGTTAAATTTTTCAAGAGCAATTCGATAATCAGTAAATGTAGTAAAACCGGCTATCTCAGTTCCATCCATTAGCACAGATATGCTTCCAATTTCAATATCATCTGTTACTTTAATATCAATATCAATTGATGTTACCAAGTCAAGGACTTTAATCGTTGTTCCTTCAGTAGGGTAGTTTATTTTGATTACAGGTGCAGTTTCATCCACTCCTGGTTTCACTGCTGTAATCGGATCAATTCCTTCGTCGCATGCCGTAGCAAATACGAGAGCAATCATTACAATTAGTATATTTTTAAATAATTTCATATGATTATTATTTGTTTCTGTTTGCCATATGGAACTCCCAAATTACACTCATTCTCTTGGGTGTAATTTTTTTACATGGTCGTTTCATTTTCTTCATTTTAATGATCAAAATTATTAGTTGCTGCCTTTTAAGACTGGAAGTAAATCAACTTGATTTTGAGGATATGGTAAATAAATCAAATCGGCGTTAAAGGTTCTTCCTTCGTAGCTTAGCTCGTTGTATTTTTCAAGACGAACCATATCGAAAAAGCGTGTTCCCCATTCCATGGCTAACTCAGCAAATTTCTCATCCATAACCTGTGCATTTGTAACTCCTGAGATTGCTGTTAAACCAGCTCTTTTTCGAACTAAATTTACCGCAGCATCTGCAGATAGTGATGTGCTTGATGCGCCTTGAGTTATTGCTTCGGCGTGCATTAACAGGATTTCTGCATAACGAATGCAGGTGAAGTTTTTGTTTGTACCGTATGTCGTACGTCCAGGTGTAAGTTGATCTGATGGTAAATAGTGCTTGCCACTGGCAAAAAGTGCACGGGCATAATCATTAATTACATCTCCTGATCGGGTTGTGTTTGAAACCCATGCAGGAAGTGTTGCATAGTTCGGATCTTTTTGAATTTCAGCAATGCCTCTGTCTGTAAATAATACACTGGTTTCCAGACGAACAGTTTCACCTCTGTCAAGCATGAATTTGATGTACTTTAAGCTAGGTTCCCAAAAACCCCAACCACTGCCGGCTCCTTCAACTTTTGGAGTCCAGCTTTGCGGTCCAAAGAATTCGAACAGGTAACTTTTGCTATCTCCTGAAGCTTGTCCAAAGTCAGAATATTGCATTTCCAATAAATTCTCATTGTTTAGCTTCCCGGGAATTTTAAATAGCTCGTAAAAATCAGCTTCTAAACTAAATTTACCGGAACTGATAATTTGCGAAGTGGCATCAGCAACTGCCTGATAATTTTTTAACTCCAAATTGGCAAGCGCTTTAATTGCAAGTGCAGTGTATTTAGTAACACCGCCGCGAATATCAGTTCTTTCATTCGGATTCATATCCGGTAAGAAAGGAATTGCTTCGTCCATTTGATCGGCAATATGCTGCATCACATCATTTTTTGATGTGATACCTGCAACCAATAATTCTGTAGGGTCTGAACTCGTTGGAACTAGAATATTTCCCCATGTTCGGGATATGTTGAAAAGAATCCAGCCACGAATTGTTTTTGCTTCAGCAATGTACTGTTCGCCTAGACTTTGATTTCCTGTTTCATCAGTATACAATTGAATTTGCTCCATTGCACTGTGAGAAGTGATCACATCTCGGTATTCACCTTCCCAGGCAGAATTGTACATCCAAAAATCTTTGTTGTAATTGTATAAGTCAGTCTCGGCAAAATCTTGTTGATCGCCTAAACCACCAGCGTTAACATCATCTCCCCGGATGGACATTAATGGATTTGATTCCCAGCCTTTATTGTTGAATTCAGCATAAAGACCGATTAAGGGTGAAATCATATTTTCGGCAATTGAATAATCAGTGCTGTCTGCAATGGTAATATTCTCGGCAGGTTCGTCTAATTTGTCATCACAGGCAGCAGTAAACAAAATTGTAGCTGCAACAAGGGTGATATGAATAGAATATTTAAATAGTTTCATGATAAAATGTTTTTTGTAATTAAAAATTAACATTTAAGCCAAGTGTATATACTGCTGGGATAGGGTAGGTTTGTGTATCAATTCCATTTTCAACTTCAGGATTAAATCCATTGTAGCTAAAGACAGTTAAAGGACGATCTGCAGTGAACGAAATTCTGGCTTCAGGAACTTTTACACCAAACATTACCTTTTGTGTTAGATTGTAAGCAATTTGAATGTTTTGAATTCTGAAGTAGGATCCATCTTCTACAAAATAATCACTCATCTTTTGGTTCCAGCCTTTTCTTAATCCTGCAGAGGAAGGATATTTATTTGATGTTCCTTCACCATGCCAACGGTTTTTTGCCAGATCAGCATCTATGTTTCCATCATTTGTCCAGATTAATTCACCGCGTTTACGATTCAAAATTTTGTTTCCGGTCTGTCCTAAAATGTTCATTGTGAATTCCCAGTTTTTGTAAGTTATACCAAGATTTGCACCGTACATGAAATTTGGAAAATAAGAGCCTAAAACAACTCTGTCGTCATCATCAATTTTTCCATCCTTGTTTTGATCTTTGTATTTTAAATCCCCGGGAGCCAACCCATTTTCCACGGCAACAGGATCAGCGGCGACTTCAGCCTCATTTTGATAAACACCAACTACCTCACGTCCGAAAAATGCCAATAATGGTTCTCCAACAATTGAACGCTGACGAAATTCTGCTTGTCCGCCGTCTATATAGGGCTGACCAAACAAATCCCTTACTTCGTTTTTAAGAGTGGAAATGTTTGCTCCGATTGAGTATTTTAAATCTTTCGTAATATTATCACTCCAACTCAAAGCCAGCTCGAATCCTGAGTTTCTGATTTCACCAACATTTTTTCTTACAGTACCTCCTATAAGAGGATTGGTAACATCTATAACTGCATTTTTTGTGTCGCGGATATAATAATCAGCATCTACAGATAGTCTGTTAGCAAGAAGAGTTGTCGTAACACCAAAGTTTGTTTCTTCGGTAACCTCCCATTTAAGAGAAGAGTAGGTACTCGAGGTTGTTGTACCGGAAACTAAAACACCATCAATTGCAGTCGTTACAACATTGGTTGAGTTAGCACCATCGCTGGCCGCGATTTTATTATTTCCCAGTTTACCCCAACTTGCACGAAATTTTAAAAAATCAATAAATTCTACATCCTTCATGAAGTTTTCTTCTGAAATAACCCAACCAGCACCAACAGTTGGGAAATAACCCCATTTTTCCTGATACTTTGAGCTGCCATCCGCTCTCATGGTTCCGTAGAGTAAATATTTGTTGTTGAAATTATAAGACATTCTTCCAAAATAGGACATACCATACTGTTTTCTTCCGTCATCATTAACACTATCAGATGGTTTACTCTTTGATTTACTAATGTACCAGTTTTCTTCAAGTCCAGATGGGAAATTTAAACCGGTTGCACTAAGATAATTCCAGGTTTCATCTCTGTAAGATGATCCAGCCATAAGTGTAAAGTTGTGTCCTCCAAAGCTGTCAGTATAGGTTAAAATATTATCCCAGGTTTGGTTTGTTGTAGTTTGAGAGTTTTTTTGAACTGAGTCATCAGTACGCTTAAAATTAGTGCTGACAAAATAAGCAAGATCAACAAATCGTCCTTCCTGCGAAGTAAAATCCTGACTGTAAGTTGTTTTGAAATTTAATTTTTTTGGTATAAGGTCCAGTTTAGCATAGAAATTTGCAAGTACTTTTTTTGTTCTAATGCGATTTTCACTTAAATCCATCGTTGGAAATGGGTTTTTACCTCCCCGATACCCTAAGTCTTCAGCACTCGCATATCTTGTTGGGCTTGCAGCAGTATTTAGTTCATCGTAAACAGGCATAATTGGTACCGCAAAATAAGCCACATTCCAAGCTGCCGATTCGGGTTCATATTTGGTCGAATTACTCAATATAATATTGCCACCAATTGTGAACCATTCATTTGCCTGAAAGTCAATTTTTGAACGAAGGTTAAAACGTTCATACTCATTCTTCATATTCAAAACACCTTCCTGGGTAAAGAAACTTGTTCCAATTGAGTAAGTCGTATTCTCGTTACCTCCGGATACACTTAAACTATGGTTTTGAATAGCTGCAGTGCGCATAATTTCGTCATACCAATCTGTATTTACGTTTGGTACATTTGGATTTATACGACTTCTGCCGTATCGCTGCATCGCATTTAATATGAATTGTTCATCTGCCGCCGATCCTGATTCTAAGGCCATATTTGTGTATTGTTCAGCATTCGCCATTTTCAATACATTCTGAGCCACTTGATATCCGTAATAGCCATTGTAATTAATTTGGGCTTTTTGATTTCGTTTACCGGATTTGGTTTCAATTAATACAACTCCATTTGCAGCCCGCACTCCATAAATAGCTGCCGCTGACGCATCTTTAAGTACTGAGGTTGATTCAATATCAGCCGTATTTAAAAAATCGATGTTGTCGTAAAATACTCCATCAACAACATACAAAGGTCCTTCGTTGCCATGTCCGGGATAAGAACCAATACCACGAAGGCGTATGGTTGGTGATTCACCCGGAGCCCCGGAACTAATAACCTGAAGTCCGGCAACTTTCCCCTGTAACGATTGCATAACGTTACCAGAAGGAGTTTTAACCAAGTCTTCAGATTTTACAGTGGTTATTGATGACGTTAGATCTTTTACGCTCATCTTTCCGTATCCAATAACAACAACTTCATCCAGACCTGTGGTAGATTCAAGTAAAGATACATTAATCAAGGTTTGATTATTTACAGGAATTTCCTGTGTTTTCATACCTATAAAACTGTAAACGAGTGTAGCATTGCTTAAAGCTTCAATGCTGTAGCTCCCATCAATATCTGTTACGGTTCCAGAAGTGGTTCCTTTAACAAATACGGTAACACCAATTAATGGCATTTCAGATTGGTCTGTAACTATACCTGTAATATTAGTACTGCTTTGTGCAAATACAGATATAGAAAACAACAAAAGAATTAGGTTAGATAATAGTAATCTCATGCTCTTTTATTTTTGATTATTAATAACCTCATAAAGGTCGGCCTATATAGGTGCTTGTTCCAAATTGATTGTGTTTATTAAACCTCAACAGCAATAAAAATCAACACAACATTGCCACTACGTATGATTGTTAAGTATCTTTTAATTAGATGTTTTACCTATATTAAAAAATGTGAAATATTTTGAGATGATAATGCATTTAAACGATATTTTTATATTTAGGTAGTGAGTATGTTGGGGTGATAATTTGAATTTTAGCTTGGTTAAACATATCATAATTGAATTATGAAGGGTTAAAAAGTATTATTTTACGAAATCGTTTTCGGTTTTGTGGCTGTATTTAAGGTATTGAAAAAATATGATTGTTCAGATTTATTAATTAACAAATCCAACCGCATTTTTATTTAGTCTGCATTTTAATAAAAATTAAACAAATGAGCAATTTGTTCATATCCTGTTGGTTAGGTGTTTTTTTGAAGAGCAAAGTGAATCAAGTGACAAAAAGCCAAACTTTAATCGTTAAATTTGCGTAATTAAAGTAAAAAAAATAGCCTTTCATCAAAAGGCAGACGCTTGGAGATTTGGAGTAGATGGTTTTTAACGAAAGAGTGAATATGAAAAGATTTCTACAGCTTATTGGTGTTACGATAATTATAGGATTTAGTTATTATTCTGGAACAGCACAAATTGTACGACCAGTTAATGATACAACTATTTGTGTTGGTGAATCTGTTATTTTAGAAGCACAAACAGGTTCATACATGTACAATTGGAGTACAGGACAACTTTCATCTGCAATTAGTGTCTCTCCGGCAGTAACAACCACATACAATCTTCGTGTCTTTGTTCCGGATACAGGAACTGAGTTAATTTCCAATGGTGAATTTGATCTTGGGAATACTGGCTTTTATAGTGAATATATCTATTGTCCGGATCCTGTTTTGTCTTCAGCTAGTCATTCCGATAATGAATCTTTGTGGATGGAGGGAAGATATGCTGTTGACAGCAATCCTCAGGCATATCACGCTAATTTTTCTCCTTGCAGCGGACATACAGGAAATAGTCCGGATAAAATGCTGATTGTTAATGGTGCTCCTGATGAAGATGTAGTTGTGTGGAGCCAGACGATTACGGTAAATCCGAATCAATATTATGCATTTTCTACTTGGGCTGCAAATGTTCATCCAACCAATCCGGCTCGATTGGAATTTAAGATTGATGGAGTTTTAATGGGGGATTATATTGAACCTAGTGCTGGATTGACTTGTAACTGGGAAGAGTTTTACTCTTTGTGGTATTCGGGTACAAAAACATCTATTGAAATATCAATTGTAAATAAAAATTTAATCCGAAGTGGTAACGATTATGCCTTGGATGGTATTTCTTTTAATCCTTTGGTTGAAGTGCCGGACAGCAGAACAGTTACAGTAATTGAACCTGCGATGATTGATGCGGGTTCAGATATTACTATATGTGGTAATGAAACTGCAGGTTTGAGTGCAGCAGTTTCCAACCAAACAGGTTTTTTGTGGTCAACTTCAGGTGATGGTACTTTTTCTAATCCTTCAAATGTTAATTCTACTTACACTCCGGGAAGTAATGATGCAGCCACTGGCAGTGTAATACTTACAGCGACAGCTAATTCGAATTCTCCTTGCGGAGCTGTCTCTGATTTTTTAACTCTTAATCTGAATCCTGTTCCAGTTATTGGTTTTGGTGATAATCAGGCATCTTGTGGTGGTGGAAATGTTATTTTAGATGCGGGGAATGCAGGTTCAATTTATTCTTGGAATACAGGGGAAACTTCCCAAACCATTGAAGTGTCAACAGCTGGAACCTATTCTGTTGAAGTGACAAATTCTTTTAATTGTGTTGATACTGATACTGTTTATGTTGGTTTCTATGCAAATCTAACAATTGACTTGGGACCTGACCGTACAGTATGCTCAGGAAATCCAGTGGTTTTAAATGCGGGAATTTCAGGAGCAACTTATCTATGGAGTACAGGTGAAACAACACAAGAGATTATAGTGTATGGTGATGGTAATTATTCTGTTACTGTCACAAATTCATATGGTTGTAATGCAACAGATGATATTAATGTGACTTTGGTTCCACCTCCGGTGGTTGATTTAGGACCTGATCAGGTTTTGAACGCAGGTGACGTAATTCGATTGGATGCAGGAAGTCACTTCTTCTATATTTGGGATGATGGATCAAGAAACAGATATCTTGATGTTGATAAGCCTGGTTTGTACGCTGTTCGTGTTTTTGATATGAATGGTTGTTCTGCTATGGATATGGTCAATATTACAAGTGCTGCGGGTACTGTGCCTGATGTAACTTTAAATGATACCATTATTTGTAGAGATGAGTCTGTTGAGCTTTACGCTGGAAATGACTTCTTATTTAATTGGGATGTAGATGGTCTTTCTTCCAGAGTCGTAGTTTCACCAGATTCAACAACAACATACAATTTACGTGTGTTCTATATTGATGAGACTTTGGAATTGGTTAATAATGGCGATTTTACTTTAGGGAATATAGGTTTTCAAAGTGACTACTACTATTGTTCAAGTACTTCAAGTTGGTCGTGTAGAAGCCGTTCAAGTAAATATACGGTTAGTAGTAATACTCGGGCATTTGGATCAGATAAAAGCAGTTGTACAGGTGTTACTGGAAATTCTCCCGATAATGTAATGGTTGTTGAAGGTGGATCTGTAAATAATACAGTTTGGGAACAAGATATAAATGTTGATCCGGATAGTTATTATGTCTTTTCTTTAAATATTACAAATCTTAAGAATGATAGTTTTGATGATTTTGAGCTGGTTGTTAATGGTGTTGTAATCGAAAGCTTTAGTACCAATTCTCCTTGTAATTGGGATAAATATCAAAGACTGGTTTATTCCGATAGCTCAAGTTCTTTAAATGTTCAAATCAATAATACAAGCACAACGGGTGTTGATAATGCTTTTGCTTTGGATGGTATTAGTATGTATAAATTATCTGAGATTCCATTAGATGTAACGGTTGAAGTTATTCAGCATGTAGTTGCTGATGCAGGTTCAGATCTTGCCATTTGTGAATCAGGGACAGCAAGTTTGAGCGGTGTTGTAAGCAATGAATCTTCATTTATCTGGAGAAGTCTAGGGGATGGTTTTTTTGACAATACTGGAATTTTGAATCCTACTTATACACCTGGTAGTGCTGATATCTTAAATGGATTTATTGATATAGAGCTAAGTGCGCAACCAATTGTTCCTTGTGTAAATCCTGCATTGGATACTGTGAGGGTCGATATTAATAGTAACCTGAATTTGAATTTAGGCTCTGATCAGGATATCTGTCAGGGAAATACAATTAGTTTGGATGCCGGTTATGTTGGTGCGAGTTATTTATGGAATACAGGCGAAACCACTCAGACTATTACGGTTTCAACTTCCGGGAATTATTCTGTTGTTGTAGCTGATGCCAACGGCTGTTCAGGCACTGATGATATAAATATTACCGTTCATCCAAATCCAATTGTTGATTTAGGTGCAGACCAAGAGGAGTGTAATGGAAATAACATCATGTTTGACGCAGGTCATCCAGGATCTACATATTTGTGGAGCACAGGCGAAACCTTGCAAGGAATTTTGGTGACCACTTCCGGGAATTATTCTGTTGTGATGACTGACGCCAACGGCTGTTCAGCTGCGGATGATGCCAACGCAACCATACACCCAAATCCAATCGCCAATTTGGGGGCAGATCAGGAAACCTGTGCCAGAGGTACAATTACTTTTGATGCAGGCAATGCAGGTTCAACTTATTTATGGAGTACAGGCGAAACCACTCAAACCATCAGTGTTTCTACTTCAGGAAATTACAGCGTAACAGTAACTAATGCCAACGGCTGTTCTGCTTCGGATGATGCCAACGCAACCACACACCCGAATCCAACCGTCAATTTGGGAGCGGATCAGGTAATCTGTGCTGGAGGCACCATCACTTTTGATGCAGGCAATGTAGGATCAACTTATTTATGGAATACAGGAGAAACCACACAGACGATTTCAGTTTCCACTTCAGGAAATTACAGCGTAACAATCACTGATGCCAACGGCTGTTCAGCAACAGACGATGCCAATGCAACCATACACCCGAATCCAGTTGTTGATTTAGGAATTGATCAGGAAACCTGTGCCGGAGGCACCATCACTTTTGATGCAGGCAATGTAGGATCAACTTATTTATGGAATACAGGAGAAACCACACAGACGATTTCAGTTTCCACTTCAGGAAATTACAGCGTAACAATCACTGATGCCAACGGCTGTTCGGCTTCGGATGATGCCAATGCAAGCATCCATGCAAATCCAGTTGTTGATTTAGGAATTGATCAGGAAACCTGTTCCGGAGGCACCATCACTTTTGATGCAGGCAATGTAGGATCAACTTATTTATGGAATACAGGAGAAACCACACAGACGATTACAGTTTCCACTTCCGGAAATTACAGCGTAACTGTAACAGATGCCAACGGCTGTTCGGCTTCGGATGATGCCAATGCAAGCATCCATGCAAATCCAGTTGTTGGTTTAGGAATTGATCAGGAAACCTGTGCCGGAGGCACCATCACTTTAGATGCAGGCAATGTAGGATTAACTTATTTGTGGAGTACCGGCGAAACCACTCAGGCAATCAGTGTTTCTACTTCAGGAAACTACAGCGTAACTGTAACAGATGCCAACGGCTGTTCAGCAACAGATGATGTGAATGCTACCATTCATGCGAATCCGGTTGTTGATTTAGGAATTGATCAGGAAACCTGTTCCGGAGGTACAATTACTTTTGATGCAGGCAATGCAGGATCAACTTATTTATGGTCTACCGGAGAAACAACTCAGGCAATAACCGTTTCGACAAGTGGAAATTACAGTGTAACAATCACTGATACCAACGGCTGTTCAGCAACAGACGATGCCAATGCAACTATTCATGCCAACCCAACAGTTAATTTGGGAGCAGATCAGCAGACCTGTTCAGGTGGAACAATTACTTTTGATGCTGGAAATATTGGTGCCACTTATTTATGGAATACCGGTGAAACCACACAGACAATCACAGTTTCAACTTCCGGAAATTACAGCGTAACAGTAACTGACGCCAACGGCTGTTCAGCAACAGATGATGTGAATGCAACTATTCATGCCAATCCAATCGTCAATTTGGGAGCAGATCAGGAAACCTGTGCCGGAAGCACCATCACATTTGATGCCGGAAATATTGGTGCCACTTATTTATGGAGTACCGGAGAAACCACTCAGATAATTACAGTTGCAGCGGGTAGCAATTATTCAGTAGTTGTGACTGACGCCAACGGCTGTTCCGCTTCGGATGATGCCAACGCAACGATTCATGCCAATCCAACCGTCAATTTGGGAGCGGATCAGCAGACTTGTGCCGGAAGCACCATCACTTTTGATGCAGGCAACGCAGGTTCAACTTACTTGTGGAGTATCGGTGAAACTACTCAGACGATTACAGTTTCTACTTCAGGCAATTACAGCGTAACAGTAACTGATGCCAACGGCTGTTCCGTTGCGGATGATGCCAATGCAACAATACACCCGAATCCAGTTGTTGATTTAGGAATTGATCAGGAAACCTGTGCCGGAGGTACAATTACTTTTGATGCAGGCAATGCAGGATCAACTTATTTATGGTCTACAGGAGAAACAACTCAGGCAATCACCGTTTCGACAAGTGGAAATTACAGCGTAACAGTAACTGATGCCAACGGCTGTTCAGCTACGGATGATGCCAATGCAACCATACACCCGAACCCGACTGTCAATTTGGGAGCAGATCAGCAGACTTGCTCAGGAAATACGATCACATTTGATGTAGGCAACGCAGGATCAACTTATTTATGGAGTACCGGTGAAACCACACAGACGATTACAGTTTCTACTTCAGGCAATTACAGCGTAACAATCACTGATGCCAACGGCTGTTCC is a genomic window containing:
- a CDS encoding gliding motility-associated C-terminal domain-containing protein, whose amino-acid sequence is MKRFLQLIGVTIIIGFSYYSGTAQIVRPVNDTTICVGESVILEAQTGSYMYNWSTGQLSSAISVSPAVTTTYNLRVFVPDTGTELISNGEFDLGNTGFYSEYIYCPDPVLSSASHSDNESLWMEGRYAVDSNPQAYHANFSPCSGHTGNSPDKMLIVNGAPDEDVVVWSQTITVNPNQYYAFSTWAANVHPTNPARLEFKIDGVLMGDYIEPSAGLTCNWEEFYSLWYSGTKTSIEISIVNKNLIRSGNDYALDGISFNPLVEVPDSRTVTVIEPAMIDAGSDITICGNETAGLSAAVSNQTGFLWSTSGDGTFSNPSNVNSTYTPGSNDAATGSVILTATANSNSPCGAVSDFLTLNLNPVPVIGFGDNQASCGGGNVILDAGNAGSIYSWNTGETSQTIEVSTAGTYSVEVTNSFNCVDTDTVYVGFYANLTIDLGPDRTVCSGNPVVLNAGISGATYLWSTGETTQEIIVYGDGNYSVTVTNSYGCNATDDINVTLVPPPVVDLGPDQVLNAGDVIRLDAGSHFFYIWDDGSRNRYLDVDKPGLYAVRVFDMNGCSAMDMVNITSAAGTVPDVTLNDTIICRDESVELYAGNDFLFNWDVDGLSSRVVVSPDSTTTYNLRVFYIDETLELVNNGDFTLGNIGFQSDYYYCSSTSSWSCRSRSSKYTVSSNTRAFGSDKSSCTGVTGNSPDNVMVVEGGSVNNTVWEQDINVDPDSYYVFSLNITNLKNDSFDDFELVVNGVVIESFSTNSPCNWDKYQRLVYSDSSSSLNVQINNTSTTGVDNAFALDGISMYKLSEIPLDVTVEVIQHVVADAGSDLAICESGTASLSGVVSNESSFIWRSLGDGFFDNTGILNPTYTPGSADILNGFIDIELSAQPIVPCVNPALDTVRVDINSNLNLNLGSDQDICQGNTISLDAGYVGASYLWNTGETTQTITVSTSGNYSVVVADANGCSGTDDINITVHPNPIVDLGADQEECNGNNIMFDAGHPGSTYLWSTGETLQGILVTTSGNYSVVMTDANGCSAADDANATIHPNPIANLGADQETCARGTITFDAGNAGSTYLWSTGETTQTISVSTSGNYSVTVTNANGCSASDDANATTHPNPTVNLGADQVICAGGTITFDAGNVGSTYLWNTGETTQTISVSTSGNYSVTITDANGCSATDDANATIHPNPVVDLGIDQETCAGGTITFDAGNVGSTYLWNTGETTQTISVSTSGNYSVTITDANGCSASDDANASIHANPVVDLGIDQETCSGGTITFDAGNVGSTYLWNTGETTQTITVSTSGNYSVTVTDANGCSASDDANASIHANPVVGLGIDQETCAGGTITLDAGNVGLTYLWSTGETTQAISVSTSGNYSVTVTDANGCSATDDVNATIHANPVVDLGIDQETCSGGTITFDAGNAGSTYLWSTGETTQAITVSTSGNYSVTITDTNGCSATDDANATIHANPTVNLGADQQTCSGGTITFDAGNIGATYLWNTGETTQTITVSTSGNYSVTVTDANGCSATDDVNATIHANPIVNLGADQETCAGSTITFDAGNIGATYLWSTGETTQIITVAAGSNYSVVVTDANGCSASDDANATIHANPTVNLGADQQTCAGSTITFDAGNAGSTYLWSIGETTQTITVSTSGNYSVTVTDANGCSVADDANATIHPNPVVDLGIDQETCAGGTITFDAGNAGSTYLWSTGETTQAITVSTSGNYSVTVTDANGCSATDDANATIHPNPTVNLGADQQTCSGNTITFDVGNAGSTYLWSTGETTQTITVSTSGNYSVTITDANGCSASDDANATIHPNSTVNLGADQETCAGGTITFDAGNSGSTYLWSTGETTQGITVSTSGNYSVTVTDVNGCSATDDANATIHLNPTANLGVDQQTCAGGTITFDAGNVGATYLWNTGESAQTITVSTSGNYSVTVTDANGCSATDDANATIHANPTINLGADQETCAGNSITFDAGNAGSTYLWSTGESAQTITVSTSGNYSVVVTDANGCSASDDANATIHPNPVVDLGIDQETCAGGTITFDAGNAGSTYLWSTGETTQAITVSTSGNYSVTVTDANGCSAADDANASIHANPTVNLGADQQTCSGNTITFDAGNAGSTYLWNTGETTQTITVSTSGNYSVTVTDANGCSASDDANATIHANPTVNLGADQQTCSGNTITFDAGNAGSTYLWSTGETTQAITVSTSGNYSVTVTDVNGCSATDDANATIHANPTLDLGADQTHCDGDFVVLDAGTQIGSYLWSTGETTQTITVSDANNYFVDFTDANGCVATDSIAVNFYPAFDFNLSYSTNLVCYGDSTYIEGPVATGYSYQWNKDGSQLVGETNYSIKAGDTGWYTLNIINENGCLGSDSVHVEIIHLPINSLPNQIDMCFGESVMLDIGDGESFLWNDGITTQTRLAYSSGVYSVEVRDLNGCIGYDSVNVVVHDLPIVDLGPDLFICAGEELIIEAPDGYHSEWIPGGQTKEIYVYEEGEFTLKATDDFGCVGNDEIRIFVHENPNVYLGRDTIIAEGTTLLLDAGSGYVQYEWNNQESSQFLKVDRDGVYAVNVVDMNGCRGNGKVKVAVNPVPKINLGGNAGICQGTSLMLDPGHWERYQWSTGETTRTINVNQSGNYIVSVWDVYGIMGTDTLHVEVYPSPELSLAADTLSFYKGQTVTIDAGSGYSSYYWSTGSDWRSIEVEEPGDYSVQVMNDFGCVAQSAAAVKLLQPKMVVPNVFTPNGKGPNEIFYPVFKGVVTDFELYIYSRWGEQVFELRKDVVSNNELKYDGWNGIYKGEEAEIGVYVWMIFYGGKERAHGTVTLFR